The genome window GAGCAGGGGAGGGTCGTGGTGGGTCACGCCGGCTCCTGAGCAGGGGCACATGCTGCTGCCGCGGCAGGCCCCTGCGCCCTCGGGGTGGAAGTCGGGCGTGGTGTAATGCACCTTCCAGAGCCTTCCGCCTAGGGGCAAATGGAGTCCGTCCCCCGTCAGCGGCGCGGACACTGCACCTCTCATCGCTcacctttctgtcttcttctgtcATCTGTTAGCTACCTGTATCTCTTCCTCTCTATGGAGCTGTGTCCTCTATAtgcagctgtgtctgactgtgaccccgtggactgcagcccgccaggctcctctgtccatgggattctccaggcaaggatactggagttggctgccatgacttcctccaggggatcttcctgacccagggatcgaacccagatctcctgcacctgaggcagattctttaccagctgagccaccagggacgcccctcTGTATGTAACTATTTATTATCTACCTATTCATCTATTATCTCTGTGTACATCTATTTTTCTATTTGCCTATCAATTCATCTTTTCCATCTGTTATCTATTTATCTACCACcgttctatccatccatccattcatccacctatccatctaTCCACTTATCAGTCCATGGATTCATCCACCTATCCACCTATATCCACCCATCATCTATGTATCCCTGCATCCATCCCTTATCCATCCCTCTacacatccatccatcatccatcaacccatccatccatccattcatcatctATATATCGATTCATCCATCCactatccacccacccacccacctatctatctacccattcatccatcagtcggtctatccatccacccacccaccatccatccacccaccgatccatccatccatccatcatctacatatccattcatctatccacccatctatccatccacccatccacctgtTCATCTACTAATCTGTCCATTCactcatccatctacccatccacacatccatccatcatccatccacccatcaatCTATCCATGCATCCATCATCTAtgtattcatccatccacccatcaacCATCAACCAACCCACTCATctatccacccattcatccatcagtctatctatccatccattcatccacccacccatccatcatctatccatccacccacccatccatcatttatccatccatcatctatccatcacccacccatcatctatccatccacccattcatccatcatctatccatcacccatctatcatctatccatccacccattcatccatcagtctatctatccatccatccattcatcatccatcaacccatccatcatctatccatcacccatccatcatctatccattacccatctatcatctatccatcacccatccatcatctatccatccctcatctatccatcatccatccatcatctatccatccacccattcatccatcagtctatctatccatccatccattcatcatccacccacccatccatcatctatccatcacccatccatcatctatgcatccatcatctatccatcacccatccatcatctatccatccacccacccatccatcatctatccatcacccatccatcatctatccatgacccatctatcatctatccatcacccatccatcatctatccatcacccatccatcatttatccatccatcatccatccatcatctatccatcacccattcatccatcatctatccatcacccatccatcatctatccatccacccattcatccatcagtctgtctatccatccatccattcatcatccacccacccatccatcatctatccatgacccatctatcatctatccatcatccatccatcatccatccacccagccATCCACCCGGGCACCCACACATCCTCTGGGTTCCATTTCTCTGGAGGACCCTGACTAAGACGCAGCACCCGCCGAGTCGTGGGGAGGCGTGAACTCACTGTCCTTCTCGTGCCAGCGGGCGGCGTGGAGATACTGCCCACAGTAATGAAACAGGAACTCATGTGCCGAGCGCTCAGCATCTCCCCGCAGCAGGGGCAGCAGGCTCCGGCCGTCGatgaccctgattcagggaagaGACCACAGGAGGGACTGAGACTGAGGCTGTGTGGGCTGCACTGTGGACCTGGGACCTTGGAAACCCCAAGGCTGCCAGGACCCCAGATAACACACAGTGGATCAGACACGCCCCGTCTCCCCGAGGCTGTCTAGACTGCATGTAGCATGTCATAAATagaaaacacacagacacacccagacaCAACAACACACACCACGCTGACCGCAGATATTAACACCAAGTCTTCTTAAATTCCAGCTGGGCTGCCCGTGCCCCTAGGCTGAAGTCTAGGGCAGCAGAgaccttttatttatatttttcattttatgtctaCAGTTTTGAATTCTTACTTTCTATTACAGTATAGTTGATGACCAACGGTATGATAGTTTTACgtatatggcaaagtgaatcagtgatTCGTAAAACaggtatgtattctttttcaaatgcttttcctatttaggtgatcacagagcactgagcagagttccctgtgcagtACCGAAAGGCCTTgttgctatctattttatatatagtaggtgAGGTTAACATCTACAATCAGcaagactttgagtaaagcagatcaCCCTGGGCTTAAAGGGGTGAGCCTGGTCAAATCAGTTGAAGGCTGTCAACAAATCTGAGTTTTGCTGGAGCAGAGAAAACTCTCCCTCAACACAATGATACAGAAATACTCCTGAACTTGTGGCTTTCGGCCTTCCCAACATCAAATTTCAATTTGCCAGTCTCTACCACTgcgtgagccaattccttatgaTAAATGTCTTATTTTGACCCCacagactctagcctgccaggctcctctgtccatgggattttccaggcaagaatattggggtgagtcgccatgtcctcctccaggggatcgtcccaacccaggggctgaacctgcgtctcctgcattgcaggcaggcgcgCCTTACCATCCGAGCCACGAGCGGAGCCCTTattgcttacacacacacacacacacacacacacacacacacacacctgcaggtGTACTGTTGGCTCTCTCTCTCCAGAGAAACCTGCTGAACTAAAAATACTactaaacttaaaaattaataagatggctttttttttttttggcagtaagAACTAGGGGATAAAGTACCTTATATTATTATCCATCATACACAAGTATTTATTGGTAACCTTTTTTCCAggcttttttttggggggcgggggttgtGACAGGTAGAATCctcattccccaagcagggatcgaacccatggcccctgtgAGTGGAAacgtggattcctaaccactggagctctagggaagtcccttattgGTTATCCTAAACAAAGTAAAATCCAATCTTGtatgaaaatatttacttctattttttcTCATGTATGAGAGGGACTTTTTGGGTGTGTATTGAGGtacataatcatttttaaatcatattttcaagggacttccctggtggtgcagcaaggttaagactctgaactttcaGTTCAtggaggacacaggttcaatccctggtcggggaaccagtccacatgctgtgtggcacagcctaaaaataaataaaataaacttaaaatttttttttcaattttcatagCTGCACGAACATGTGGGCAAGATTGCATTTCAGAAGATTAATAGGAGATGTCGCATTCTGACGACTGGATCTCCAGATTGTGATGCCAAAATGTAAAATCttgccaaaaaaaaccccaaaacaagtCACTGGACCCAACAGTTCGTTTAGCCTTGTTTTCCTGGGTGTGGTCATTTCACATCAGCCTGTCCCCTACATGGGAGACTGTTTTAAACGTTCTCCTATTGTGGAATGTATTCCCCAAAAACTTGGACGAGGGCAGGGGGCTCTCCCAGGACGCAGGGAGGAGTGTACCTGTCCTGGGGCACCTGGCCGCCCGCCAGCTGGACCACGGTGGGGAAGACGTCCATCAGGCTGGTGGGCTCGTGGATCACGTGACCGGCCGGCAGGACCCCGGGCCAGCGAAATATCCCTGGGACCCGGATCCCGCCTTCCCAGCCGGCCATGCCTTTGCCACCTGGAAGGGAACGACACCGTTGCCTTCTCAGGAGACGCACCAGCCTGGAGACACACCCGATGGACCTGTGCGTGTCTGTATCCAGCGTGTGCGCTCactcgctcagtggtgtccgactcttggccaccccatCACTATAGCCCACGGGCGCTAGCGGTAAAgcacccacctcccaatgcaggggatgtacgagatgttggtttgatccctgggtcgggaagatcccctggaggagggcaaggcgacccactccagtatccttgcctagagcatcccatggacagaggagcctgccgggctacagtccgtggggtcgcaaagagtcagacacgactgagtgactggccacgcacacatggactgtagcccacaagctcctctggccatgggattctccaggcgagaatactggagtgggctgccatttccgtctccagaaTAATTCAGATGGACcgtatcaaattttattttattcattttattaaaaaacttttttttggccatgctgaaaggcatgtgggatcttgaccagggatcgaacccatgccccctgcaatggaagtgcagagtcttaaaccagtggaccatcagggaagtccctcatgtcAGGTATTTAAAAGGACCAGTGTACAGAGATTTTCCCCTGGAACCCCAGTGCCCACGGGCCTTACCTCTGTATATTCCATTCCACCCGCCCAGCTGGACATGTCCATCTCTTGCCTGCAAGTGTCCCCCGTGATCAGAGGTGAAGTACGTGAGAGTCGTGTTTTTCAGGCCGTGTTCTTCAACGGCGTTCAGAATCTCCCCTTTAGGAAAGACACAGCATTTCAGGGCGACGTAAATGAAACAGCATCTGAGGGTTCAACACGATGTCTCCTTtctgagggtttcccaggtggctcagtggtaaaagaacccacccGTCTGCCAACGCAggcaacacaggtttgatccctgggtcgggaagatcccctggaggagggcatggtaacccactccagtgttcttgcctggagaagcccatggacagaggaacctggcagactgcagtccacaggaagcagagtcggacacgactgagcgactaacacttaagtTTTAAGCTCTTTATTGAATGTACTACAATAcggtttctgttttatgtttggttttttggccacgaggcacgtgggatctcagctccccgaccagggatcgaacccacaccccctgcattggaaggtgaagtggtAACCACCggcccacctgggaagtcccttcgTGACAGCATTCAATCACAGACTTTAGAAGGATGCCTTTGTGCAAAAGTAGACAAAAGAAATCGGAAAGGCAGAAGGAATCTGTGGATGATGGGGGAGAATCTTCCTCTTCATCTCTGATTCTTTACTGAAGGCTGGCTCCGGGGAGGTCACCCACCTGGGACCCCGCCATCAAGGGAAGGCCGGGAACAGATGAAGCCTGGCCGGGGGCTGACTCACCCACAAGCCAGTCCATCTCCTCAACGTTGTCGCCGTACAAGCCATGCCGACTCTTCCCAAGGAACCTTTCTGTGGTCACCAGGGGGATATGGACATGCAGCAGAGATACAAAGAGCAGGAATGGACCCTGCTTatttctgaaagaagaaaaaacatccTTTGGCTACAAGAGCATCTCTATGATCCAGGACTTCAAAGTAGAGACTGAAGGCTCGTGGGCATCAACTAGTTAACATCTTCTGTTTGTTGGGGCTTTTAGCATCTGTAAATCAACTGAAGAAGTCTGCATCAGATACTATGCTCTACGTACTTCAGACAGGAGCTGGAGCAGAGGACAGGGGTAGGGGTCTGTCCCAGGAACGCCCCGTAGGGTCGTGTCAGCTGCATTTCTGGATCAGCACACACAGCCCCCTTACTCTTTTAAGTTGCTGTGCAGTACTCTAGACACCCCaagtggctgagtggtaaagaatccagctgccagtgcaagagacccgggttcatatccctggattgggaagatcccctggacgagggcatggcaacccactccagtatgcctgcctggagaatccccatggacggaggagcctggcgggctacagtccatgggggtcgccaagagtcggactcaactgagcaactgagcatgcacacagagaacatttatattaacaaaaacaaaacagagcccaaaacaagaaagaagagaCTGGAGTTTTGGAAACCAATCCGTGTGTAACTGTTGAAGTCTTCAAACCCACCTGCTcatttcaacccactccagtcttcttgcctggagaatcccatggacagaggagcctggtgggctaccgtccacggggtcacaaagagtcggacacgactgagcgactaagacacacacacacacacacacacacgcatctgTCTATTCATAGAGCTGGCAGATTCCCACCGGTGGTAAACAGACTCAGATGCACCCAGAACTCACCTCCGATCTCCAAGGGGACGGCGCCATTACCTTGCAATAAAGGAAACAGCTTCCTTGAGCACGAGGCTCGCAGCTCTTTCCAAAACCATGGGCTGCTCAGTGACTTCGTGGTTTCTCATCAGGATGCAGTTCCAGCGGCGGACGAAGCCAAAGCTGGCGTACCAGGACGTGAAAAACAGCAGGACCAGGGTGGCCACACTCAAGACCAGTTTCCAGGAAATGGAGATCAGCCTGCAGGCTTTGCCGGCCACGATGGTCAACACGCCCAGGGCCATGATCTGGGTGTAAAGCCACAGCCTGGCCCTCAAGCCCGAGTCCAGTGAAGGGGGCCTGTCTGGGTGGCAGTCATTGACCAGCGTGAAGGGCATGCCGTAGaaatagtcaaagccatggtgcAGAGGGTGATGGCAGTGGTCATTGCGTGAGGCACAGTTTACACCTTGATGCCATTTTCCTGAAGATAGAagcaagaactttaaaaaaaaaaagaaagaaagaaacataaaaaacagCATAGGTCTAAGGGATTCTGGCTGAAATTACTTTCTGAGGGTAATTTGGAGGTTCATCACGACTCAGTGGtcgtgactttgagcaaactcccggagacggtgaaggacagggaagcctggcgtgctgcagtccatggggtcgcagagagtcagacacgactgagcgactgaacaacaacacccaAAAAGCAGTAGGGGCTTCCGAGgtgtctcaatggtaaagaatctgcctgccactgcaggagagacaagagatgagggtttaaACCTTGGGTTTGGGAAATCTCCTGAataggaaaaggcaactcactccagtattctttcctggagaatcccatggatagaggagcctggcagttgcCAAAAATTCCATGTGGAGAAGTGACACTTATTCCCTTGTTCCCTTGGTCTCCCCACGACTCACAGGCTATCTTCAGAACCTATCAGACTCCGTCCtggatcccaacccaggaatctgcCGTTTTACatttaaggaaacaaaaacagcagGCTGCAGTGAGGATGGTGGAGAATAAAACCATACAGAAGGATCCAGCCTCCAAAGCTTCCCACCATCTCATGTGTTAACACTGAGTTTTGAGATGAGGTGTGGCCATTTAAACCAATATAATGTCTAGAAGATTCTGACCAGTGCCGTGAGGAAAAGATGGATTCCTCCAGCAAAGAGGCTAATGGAGAAAGATTGTAAAGTTACCAGGACTccctgagaaaaccgtaattGTAAAAGGCtgatgtactccaatgttcactgcagcacgatttacaagagccaagacatagaaacaacctaactgtccactgacagatgaatggacacagatgtggtacatatatacaacagaatattactcagcgaTAAAGAAAAGAACGAATTTGAGTGACTGGTAGTGAGGGTGGATTAACCTAGAACCTGCTGTacagagtgcagtaagtcagaaagagacaaacaagTATCCTATGTTAACGCGTAtgcatggaatttagaaagacggaaCAGATGATATTCGCTGGGCAGGAATAAAGAGGGCGTggagaaaggacttgtggacacagcagggtaAGGAGATggagggatgaactgagagagcagcacGGACATCTATACTCG of Bos taurus isolate L1 Dominette 01449 registration number 42190680 breed Hereford chromosome Y, ARS-UCD2.0, whole genome shotgun sequence contains these proteins:
- the LOC516494 gene encoding arylsulfatase D, whose amino-acid sequence is MAPTVQRRRAAHAARDSLNLLLIMCLLLKTCELKSANTSKPNILLIMADDLGIGDLGCYGNDTLRTPNIDRLAEEGVRLTQHLAAAPLCTPSRAAFLTGRHAFRSGMDATDRYRALQWNAGSGGLPQNETTFARILQGQGYTTGLIGKWHQGVNCASRNDHCHHPLHHGFDYFYGMPFTLVNDCHPDRPPSLDSGLRARLWLYTQIMALGVLTIVAGKACRLISISWKLVLSVATLVLLFFTSWYASFGFVRRWNCILMRNHEVTEQPMVLERAASLVLKEAVSFIARNKQGPFLLFVSLLHVHIPLVTTERFLGKSRHGLYGDNVEEMDWLVGEILNAVEEHGLKNTTLTYFTSDHGGHLQARDGHVQLGGWNGIYRGGKGMAGWEGGIRVPGIFRWPGVLPAGHVIHEPTSLMDVFPTVVQLAGGQVPQDRVIDGRSLLPLLRGDAERSAHEFLFHYCGQYLHAARWHEKDSGRLWKVHYTTPDFHPEGAGACRGSSMCPCSGAGVTHHDPPLLFDLSGDPSEARPLSPDAGPVYREVVARVGRAVREHRRSVRPVPEQLSFQNVAWKPWLQPCCGPFPFCACSRDADPGET